TGAACTGAAACAGGTATACCTGACCAACAATACGTGGGATATAGCGAAGAACTATTACGGAGAATCAGCGATTTTCGGTGATATTAAAGCAACACTGCCTATCCTGAATGGTTATATTAAACCAACTCCTCCCGCAGGTGCTGCAGCCAGAAATGAACGGATGCGGTTGTTGTCCGTAAAAAGAACGGCAGACTGGGATAAATATTTGCTGGAAGCGATGGAGCAGGAAGATATATGGTCTGTAGTAATCGCTAAAGCATTGAAAGAGGAAATTGAAGAAAGGAAACTGGTGGATAACTTCGTATATGTGCATGAAGCTGTATCCGATGGTGCTCCTTTTCAATATTATCTGCCATTCAGTACCAATGGTGCAAAACCAGTAAGCTATTACTGTGTAGCCGGAGGTTCATTAGGCTGGTCAATGCCGGCATCCCTGGGCATTAAACTGGAAAATGCCTCCTCACAGGGTACGGGTACAAAACTGGTGATCAATGCAGTGGGAGATGGTTCCTCGCTATTCTATCCACAGACCTTCTGGACAGCTGCACATGAGCAACTACCTATTCTGTATATCATTACAAACAACCAGGAGTATCATACCCTGCAACTGGGTTTACAACAGGTAGTGGGTGCTTATGGCAGTGCACCCGGTTATGGCTGGAAACCCAAAACGATGGACCCTCCATACCTGCGTCTCGAAAGGCCCAAACTTGATTTCGTATCACTGGCCAAAGCATTTGGCGGTGAGAACGGAGAAGTCGTGAAAACGCCGGGAGCAGTGAAAGACGCGATCAGAAGAGGCATTGAGCATGTGCTCACGCAAACCACTTCTTATATACTGGATATGAGAATAGCTGGCAATACACCAACAGCTCCCACTACATCAGATACAATCACCGCATATTACAGCAATCAACCGGTATTGGATTATTTCCACCAGGATACGGTAAAAGCAAAACTGTTGTCTGCAGGTAATGCACATTTACCATCCAACATTCCTTCAATCTTCTAAAACCATTAACCTTATGGCAAACGAACAAATCGATATCGCTATCGTAGGTGGCGGTGTTTCCGGAGTATATAGCGCCTGGAAACTGAAAAAGCAATTCCCGGATCAGAAGATCGTTGTATTCGAAGGCAGCGATCATATAGGAGGACGTTTACTGTCAGTGAAACCACCTGAAATACCTAACATGACAGCAGAACTGGGTGGTATGCGCATCCTGGAAAATACCCAGCACCTGATCGTAAACCTGATTGATACCCTCAATGGAGAATTACCACCTGCGGAAAAGATCACACTCTATGATTTTCCTGTAGATGAACCTCAGAACCTGGCATACCTGCGCGGTGAATACCTGCGTTTGGTTGACTTTGTAACAAGGCCGGATAAAGTACCTTACAATATGTCATTCCTGGAAAAGGGGAATGGCCCGGGTACAATCATAGTGAACGCCATTGAACAGATAGTACCAGGTATTACTAATCCGGATCTGAAGGAAGAAGAACGTCGTGAAATGACAAAGGACGCGTATTTTGATGGAGTACCTTTATACCAATGGGGTTTCTGGAACCTGCTGTACAGGGTGATCAGCAGTGAAGGTTACCAGTTCAGTATGGATGCTGGTGGTTATGATTCTACACTGGTGAACTGGAATGCAAGTGATGCTATTCCGTGGTACCTGTCAGACTTTGGTATGACGCCAAAATACAAAGGCTTTACCAATGGTTTCCAACAGGTGCCAATTGCCCTGGCAGAGCTGTTTGAAAAAGATAAAGGAGAAGTACGCCTGGAACGACAACTCCGTGGATTTGAATATACAAACGGACAGTTTACACTGAATTTTAATGATGGACAAACTATTACTGCCGGGAAACTGATACTGGCTATGCCGCGCCGTGCGCTTGATCTGCTACAGCCAGAAAGTCCACTGTTACAACAGATCCAGCCATTGATTAAAAGTGTGACACCAAGACCACTGTTTAAACTCTTCACTACTTATGCAAATCCATGGTGGAGAATAGCTGGATTTACCGATGCGAGTGGTAAATTCGTTCCGGTACAATCAGGTCGTTCCGTAACTGACCTGCCAGTAAGACAAACATACTACTGGCCAAACAGCGATGGAACGCCATCCGTGAATGGCAGAGCAATGTTGCTGGCTAGTTATGATGATGGTAATAATATTGGCTTCTGGGATGGATTAAGACCTCAGCGGTCTGAAGGCTGGAAGGCTGGCCGTTCGCATTCAAAGGTGGCAGATCCATTTATCGGGGATGATGATAAAAATGAAAAGTCTGCATTACCCGCACAAGGGCGGCTGAATCAGACATGGGATGAATACCAGGCGCCTCGTCGTATGGTGGATGAAGTAGCACGTCAGTTGCAACAGATGCATGGATTGGATTATACGCCACTGGTAAAGAGTGCTGCTTTCCGTGATTGGGGTGAAGATCCGTATGGTGGTGGATGGAATAGCTGGAATATCGGCGTGAAGAGCTGGGAGGTAAGAGACCAGATTACAAATCCGATAGCTGGCACACCATTGTACATTTGTGGAGAAGCGTATTCTGATGCACAGGGATGGGTGGAAGGAGCTTTGCAGACAGCAGAGATTATGTTAGGGAAATTTTTGCAGGCCCCAGTGGTAAATACTAAGCAAACGAGCCAGGTAAGCCAACTGCAACCGGGCTGATAAAGGATTATATAGTAACGGCAAAGCAGGTGTTCATCTGCTTTGCCGTTATTTTTTTATTTATTAAGCCGTATTAATAGCTCCCAAAAGCTTTATCAATCAACAGATCTATCCACCTGTTCACCTGCGCCTGACTATATTCACCAGAACATTGTAAATGATCTACTATCATTGCATCCGGCATTATCTTCAATAAGCCTATAGTATGCTCAGCATTTTCAGATAAAAAGACAAGTAACTGACTCTTATTCTGCACACAAATATCAGCAAGATTCATCAGATCCAAATTGTGCTTTCTAAAATTCGTATTGTGTGCAATAGTACTGATCACTACCCATGGCTTATATCGTTCAGTCATTTCCCTGACCATCATGTAATCTATTGGATCTGGCCCCTGCACTGAAACCATCTGATAAGGTATTGCTCTCGATCTGCAACAGGTAGCAATGGCATTTGATATATCATTATCCGCATCAATTATTAGAACAGGTGCTACCGGCTCATCATCCATATCATCATCGAAACCGGAAAGCACCAGTTCGGATTGATATTGTAATAAAAACCGGTCTGCTCTTTTCCAGAAACCAGGCTTATTCAGTAATGGCATATCATAATTATGCCCATTAATAAGGCCTTTCACCATCGTACTTAAGGCCGTAGGTCTAAGGGTATTATTGCTTATATCAAAAACGCCTGATTCATAAAAATGATCATTCCGGGTCACAAGGCTATTCCAGTCAAATGAACCTAAAAGTGACCATACAGTGATTGCCTTTATGTCTATACCTTCAGTATATAATTGCTGTGCAGTTTGCCAGCATTCTTTTAACCAGCGTAACTGTTCTTCTCTATGGCCTCCCAGGTGTACCTCCGTTACCGCAATTGGTAGCCCATATCTGCTCCACACCTCGTTTAATAATGAGTAGAGCTGGCAGGATTCGATATCGGGCACCCTTAAAGCTTCCACATCTGCATAGCGCTGGTAGGAGTTACCACCATGAAAGTGATCCGGATATAGACTAAGATTTTCATCCAGAAACCTGTTGCTGGTAAGGTAATGATTGATCCCTATTATTTCCGGCAGGCATATGTTTTCAGTGAACCAGGTTAAAGTGTCCGGGGAAATATTATAAGATAAAAGTTCATCCCACATAGGATGGCTTTCGTTTACTTTTCCGCATAACAGATCAAAGCTCAGCCATCGTCTTTCATTTTCAAACGCTGCCTGATAGGCGAGCATGGGGGTGCTATAAATTTTGCAGAGATCTTCTGTTTGCACCAATTTTGCATCAGGTATTTTTCTCCTGATGGCCTGCATGGAAAGGACAATGGCCTTACATTGGTTGATCAATGTGGTGGAAAATATATAATTATCATGCCCATGAGGATACCAGTGACCATACAAACCACTAAATCTTGCTGTAGTCAAAGGTTCATTAACTGGTGTGTAATATTTAATCCACGGATACCTTGCTGCAAAGGCAGTTGCATATGCAGCAAGTTTAACCGGAAATTCAGGGTCTGTAAG
This Chitinophaga sancti DNA region includes the following protein-coding sequences:
- a CDS encoding family 1 glycosylhydrolase, producing MKQNNTGPEIWAGIECTINRIGNVYHQQLEKSGHLKRLDDLDKFAALGIKTIRYPILWEQIAPGKLEDADWSWADERLNRLRQLGICPIIGFVHHGSGPIHSDLTDPEFPVKLAAYATAFAARYPWIKYYTPVNEPLTTARFSGLYGHWYPHGHDNYIFSTTLINQCKAIVLSMQAIRRKIPDAKLVQTEDLCKIYSTPMLAYQAAFENERRWLSFDLLCGKVNESHPMWDELLSYNISPDTLTWFTENICLPEIIGINHYLTSNRFLDENLSLYPDHFHGGNSYQRYADVEALRVPDIESCQLYSLLNEVWSRYGLPIAVTEVHLGGHREEQLRWLKECWQTAQQLYTEGIDIKAITVWSLLGSFDWNSLVTRNDHFYESGVFDISNNTLRPTALSTMVKGLINGHNYDMPLLNKPGFWKRADRFLLQYQSELVLSGFDDDMDDEPVAPVLIIDADNDISNAIATCCRSRAIPYQMVSVQGPDPIDYMMVREMTERYKPWVVISTIAHNTNFRKHNLDLMNLADICVQNKSQLLVFLSENAEHTIGLLKIMPDAMIVDHLQCSGEYSQAQVNRWIDLLIDKAFGSY
- a CDS encoding flavin monoamine oxidase family protein, with protein sequence MANEQIDIAIVGGGVSGVYSAWKLKKQFPDQKIVVFEGSDHIGGRLLSVKPPEIPNMTAELGGMRILENTQHLIVNLIDTLNGELPPAEKITLYDFPVDEPQNLAYLRGEYLRLVDFVTRPDKVPYNMSFLEKGNGPGTIIVNAIEQIVPGITNPDLKEEERREMTKDAYFDGVPLYQWGFWNLLYRVISSEGYQFSMDAGGYDSTLVNWNASDAIPWYLSDFGMTPKYKGFTNGFQQVPIALAELFEKDKGEVRLERQLRGFEYTNGQFTLNFNDGQTITAGKLILAMPRRALDLLQPESPLLQQIQPLIKSVTPRPLFKLFTTYANPWWRIAGFTDASGKFVPVQSGRSVTDLPVRQTYYWPNSDGTPSVNGRAMLLASYDDGNNIGFWDGLRPQRSEGWKAGRSHSKVADPFIGDDDKNEKSALPAQGRLNQTWDEYQAPRRMVDEVARQLQQMHGLDYTPLVKSAAFRDWGEDPYGGGWNSWNIGVKSWEVRDQITNPIAGTPLYICGEAYSDAQGWVEGALQTAEIMLGKFLQAPVVNTKQTSQVSQLQPG
- a CDS encoding thiamine pyrophosphate-binding protein produces the protein MTTQQMAQAARQASEDVIEQAFDQTTRWTRDYVFDILKDLGIHYIFGVPGTNEIPIIDGTSYPENDVRYIECLHENIAIGAAMGSARMTGKPGVLVVHVTPGIAHSIGNLFNAYRSQVPLVILCCQQQNELVTQEPLLASNLVDLARQYTKWAHEVRTPDEIPLVLQRAFKEAMAPPNGPVFVSIPWDFTMVAIGDEDKVKGVTRISPHFTGDDAAIKQAAGILTAAKNPVIVAGDAVGYADAWTELQELAELLGAPVVLQCFSSVANFPNNDYHWQGELPGSQAGIQGVFKDHDVAFLVGFGAQAQLAVYKYSDGPLFPPELKQVYLTNNTWDIAKNYYGESAIFGDIKATLPILNGYIKPTPPAGAAARNERMRLLSVKRTADWDKYLLEAMEQEDIWSVVIAKALKEEIEERKLVDNFVYVHEAVSDGAPFQYYLPFSTNGAKPVSYYCVAGGSLGWSMPASLGIKLENASSQGTGTKLVINAVGDGSSLFYPQTFWTAAHEQLPILYIITNNQEYHTLQLGLQQVVGAYGSAPGYGWKPKTMDPPYLRLERPKLDFVSLAKAFGGENGEVVKTPGAVKDAIRRGIEHVLTQTTSYILDMRIAGNTPTAPTTSDTITAYYSNQPVLDYFHQDTVKAKLLSAGNAHLPSNIPSIF